A part of Candidatus Binatia bacterium genomic DNA contains:
- a CDS encoding DUF3024 domain-containing protein, translated as MPLTSASSLPSRLASVFDFLAALARRHLASRVGPRGSIHVFSSAGGIFTLVHQHRVLCAGEIIEDRIAQLRCVDGGYQLFWKKGNGRWTAYCGQGCDPFVGSIDDCLSEIARDPFGCYWS; from the coding sequence ATGCCGCTGACCTCGGCCTCTTCGCTTCCTTCCCGGCTAGCATCGGTCTTCGATTTCCTTGCCGCGCTTGCCCGGCGCCATCTCGCGTCGCGCGTCGGACCACGCGGATCGATCCACGTGTTCTCGAGCGCCGGCGGCATTTTCACGCTCGTGCACCAGCACCGCGTCCTTTGCGCAGGAGAGATCATCGAAGACCGGATCGCCCAGCTCCGCTGCGTCGACGGCGGCTACCAGCTCTTCTGGAAGAAGGGCAACGGGCGCTGGACCGCGTATTGCGGACAGGGCTGCGATCCCTTTGTCGGATCGATCGACGATTGCCTGTCGGAGATCGCGCGCGACCCGTTCGGCTGTTACTGGTCTTGA
- a CDS encoding Smr/MutS family protein translates to MALPDPVRIARLAQLGDRTLAGLDWPFVVEMLASCARTPAGRRAARSVALRSDIDAITESFDEIDELRTLEERGLGSPPVSGAEEITDMLVRAARGEVLDLEDIAIVRSTLASLVALQDFLAANRNAAPVLARVGTAAIVDRALSRSFESALDEHGALSATTYPVLGELRRRIAGLERSIRDTLEGILESAEYADILQDRYVTTRGDRFVVPVKAHAKGLGLGIVHDASRTERTVFVEPAAIVPSGNQKRMAEAALRDEERRIRAELSAAAGACAEPLGIALDAGARIDLACARDQLARRLQATRPEVGRDGVLRLFAARHPVLALSMTTVVASDLVLEPRRPVLVLTGPNAGGKTIAMKTIGLCALLVRAGCFVPARDGSRVDVFDPVLADIGDMQTVHEGLSSFSAHLSTLAAMLEAAGPGSLLLLDEIASGTDPAQGGALARAVIERLADVGARIVATTHYTQVKTMHSGDARIQVSALEYRDAKPTYRVVPGEVGESHALAAAARLGLDPSLLERARELMDQGERATLEALEALAEERSRLGTQFREAQERARAIAQREAALGERESEIQGRARELEKKAAAATLRRLDEAEAEVRRRLDALRGEADERRAAEARQAIRAAREAAVGAGQAREAVSRPAQVGDHVRVIGVGVSGDVVEAGLETLEIRVGSMTVRARRGEVEIIVPERAPARAASRGGRAQTRGRDVARGAASSHHDENGGSDWRERAIRSASNTLDLRGARVEEALEKLQDFLDRAMLDSRDFVFVLHGHGTGAMKSAVRRALSSSPYVRESAPASDDQGGDALTVSRLRD, encoded by the coding sequence GTGGCGCTTCCTGATCCAGTTCGAATTGCCCGGCTCGCTCAGCTCGGCGACCGCACGCTGGCCGGCCTCGACTGGCCGTTCGTCGTCGAAATGCTGGCCTCCTGCGCCCGCACGCCGGCAGGCCGCCGCGCCGCGCGGTCGGTCGCTCTTCGAAGCGACATCGATGCGATCACCGAGAGCTTCGACGAGATCGACGAGCTGCGCACCCTGGAGGAACGGGGGCTCGGAAGTCCGCCGGTTTCCGGAGCCGAAGAAATTACCGACATGCTGGTGCGCGCGGCGCGCGGCGAGGTTCTCGACCTCGAGGACATCGCCATCGTGCGCTCCACGCTGGCGTCGCTCGTGGCTCTCCAGGATTTCCTTGCGGCCAACCGCAATGCGGCGCCCGTGCTCGCACGTGTCGGCACGGCAGCAATCGTCGACCGGGCGCTGTCCCGGTCCTTTGAGTCGGCCCTCGACGAGCACGGGGCGCTCTCGGCGACGACGTATCCCGTACTCGGGGAGCTGCGCCGCCGCATCGCCGGCCTCGAGCGCAGCATCCGCGACACCCTGGAAGGAATCCTCGAGTCCGCCGAGTACGCCGACATTCTCCAGGACCGCTACGTCACGACGCGTGGCGACCGCTTCGTCGTGCCGGTCAAGGCGCACGCGAAAGGGCTCGGGCTCGGAATCGTCCACGATGCGTCGCGGACCGAGCGGACGGTATTCGTCGAGCCCGCGGCAATCGTGCCCTCGGGCAACCAGAAGCGAATGGCCGAAGCGGCGCTGCGCGACGAGGAACGACGCATTCGCGCCGAGCTGTCAGCCGCCGCGGGAGCGTGCGCGGAACCTCTCGGTATCGCCCTCGACGCCGGTGCCCGCATCGACCTTGCGTGCGCGCGCGACCAGCTCGCACGGCGCCTCCAAGCTACTCGACCCGAAGTCGGCCGCGACGGCGTGCTGCGGCTTTTCGCTGCACGTCACCCGGTGCTCGCGTTGTCGATGACGACGGTCGTCGCCAGCGATCTCGTGCTCGAGCCGCGGCGTCCGGTGCTGGTGCTCACCGGACCGAACGCCGGCGGCAAGACCATTGCGATGAAGACGATCGGCCTTTGCGCGCTGCTGGTGCGCGCCGGCTGTTTTGTTCCCGCGCGCGACGGGTCGCGCGTCGACGTCTTCGATCCCGTCCTTGCCGACATCGGCGACATGCAGACGGTGCACGAAGGGTTGTCGAGCTTCTCGGCGCATCTTTCGACGCTGGCGGCGATGCTGGAGGCGGCCGGTCCCGGCAGCCTGCTGCTGCTCGACGAAATCGCGTCGGGAACCGATCCTGCGCAGGGCGGCGCGCTCGCTCGCGCCGTGATCGAGCGCCTTGCCGACGTCGGTGCCCGCATCGTTGCGACGACGCATTACACGCAGGTCAAGACGATGCATTCCGGCGACGCGCGCATCCAGGTCTCCGCGCTCGAGTACCGTGACGCGAAACCCACCTACCGCGTCGTGCCCGGTGAAGTGGGCGAAAGCCACGCCCTTGCCGCTGCTGCACGGCTGGGGCTGGACCCGAGCCTGCTCGAACGGGCCCGCGAGCTGATGGACCAAGGCGAAAGAGCGACGCTGGAGGCTCTCGAGGCGCTGGCTGAAGAGCGCTCTCGCCTCGGCACGCAGTTTCGCGAAGCCCAAGAGCGCGCACGGGCCATCGCGCAACGCGAAGCTGCGCTCGGGGAACGCGAGAGCGAGATCCAGGGACGAGCACGCGAGCTCGAGAAGAAAGCTGCGGCGGCGACGCTCAGGCGCCTGGACGAGGCGGAAGCCGAAGTGCGCCGGCGCCTCGACGCGCTTCGCGGCGAGGCGGACGAGCGCCGGGCGGCCGAGGCGCGCCAGGCTATCCGCGCCGCCCGCGAAGCGGCCGTGGGCGCCGGGCAAGCGCGCGAAGCGGTGTCCCGACCGGCACAAGTGGGAGATCACGTGCGGGTGATCGGCGTCGGTGTCAGCGGCGACGTCGTCGAAGCGGGGCTCGAGACGCTCGAGATCCGTGTGGGATCGATGACCGTCCGTGCCCGGCGGGGCGAAGTGGAGATCATCGTACCGGAGAGGGCCCCTGCGCGCGCAGCCTCGCGCGGCGGCCGCGCGCAAACGCGAGGCAGAGACGTTGCCCGCGGCGCAGCGTCGTCACACCACGACGAGAACGGAGGCAGCGACTGGCGCGAGCGCGCGATCCGAAGCGCTTCGAACACGCTGGACCTGCGCGGCGCGCGCGTCGAAGAAGCGCTCGAGAAGCTCCAGGATTTCCTCGACCGGGCGATGCTCGACAGTCGCGACTTCGTGTTCGTGCTCCACGGGCACGGCACCGGTGCGATGAAGAGCGCCGTGCGTCGCGCGCTCTCGTCGTCCCCGTACGTGCGGGAGTCGGCTCCGGCGAGCGACGACCAGGGAGGCGACGCGCTGACGGTCTCGCGCCTGCGCGACTGA
- a CDS encoding pilus assembly protein TadG-related protein codes for MSGHEAFPLHVQQQRNPQRGATGILMAMALFSLLATVALVVDIGSGLVTKAELENVSDAGSLAGTRELAKVYETLGATTSYKDYTLSTTDKARIQAKIDSVAALNKAARVSMTVLSADVVYGVYDTTSHTVTPETKGVRAIQIESRRDSTANGVVPTTAARVLAIDSLSITATSAATLSPLGAVPPGTEQLPVGISSFWFDSHSCQSNNTIQFYPTGTATGCAGWDTFTDSPSNAAKLKNILNGLQDGSYTSPATTAGATSFNFTGGTVASAFPDMVALYDSKKDASGNWTVLIPVYQDTSCSNPTGSKPIVGFAKATINSVTSAPSKAMTAQVDCGITDIGAGNGNNDYGTLYGLPGMVE; via the coding sequence ATGAGTGGTCACGAAGCTTTCCCATTGCACGTGCAGCAGCAGCGCAACCCGCAGCGCGGTGCGACCGGGATCCTGATGGCGATGGCGCTCTTCTCGCTGCTCGCGACGGTCGCCCTCGTCGTCGACATCGGCTCGGGCCTGGTGACGAAGGCAGAGCTCGAGAATGTCTCCGACGCCGGCAGCCTTGCTGGCACCCGCGAGCTCGCGAAGGTCTACGAGACGCTCGGCGCGACGACGAGCTACAAGGACTACACGCTGTCGACCACCGACAAGGCGCGCATCCAGGCGAAGATCGATTCCGTGGCGGCGCTGAACAAAGCGGCCCGGGTCTCGATGACCGTCCTTAGCGCAGACGTGGTCTACGGCGTCTACGACACCACCAGCCACACCGTCACGCCCGAGACGAAGGGAGTGCGGGCGATCCAGATCGAGTCGAGGCGCGACTCGACGGCAAACGGCGTCGTGCCCACCACCGCGGCGCGGGTGCTCGCGATCGACAGCCTTTCGATCACCGCGACGTCAGCGGCAACGCTGAGCCCGCTCGGCGCCGTGCCGCCGGGCACCGAGCAGCTTCCGGTCGGCATTTCGTCGTTCTGGTTCGATTCCCACTCGTGCCAGAGCAACAACACGATCCAGTTCTACCCGACCGGGACCGCGACCGGATGCGCCGGCTGGGACACGTTCACCGACTCTCCGTCGAACGCCGCCAAGCTCAAGAACATCCTCAACGGGCTGCAGGACGGCAGCTACACGAGCCCGGCAACCACGGCAGGCGCGACGTCGTTCAACTTCACCGGCGGCACGGTTGCGAGCGCCTTCCCCGACATGGTGGCGCTCTACGACTCGAAGAAGGACGCCAGCGGCAACTGGACGGTGCTGATTCCGGTCTACCAGGACACGAGTTGCAGCAACCCGACCGGTTCCAAGCCGATCGTCGGGTTCGCCAAGGCCACGATCAATTCGGTGACTTCGGCGCCGTCGAAAGCGATGACGGCGCAGGTCGACTGCGGAATCACCGACATCGGGGCCGGCAACGGCAACAACGACTACGGCACGCTGTACGGTCTGCCGGGAATGGTCGAGTAG
- a CDS encoding glycosyltransferase family 39 protein, which translates to MKGYGRLVAGAAIAGFLALAALVAAPAISDRTPFFTKGEPREALVVQTIVRGEGLVLPRRNGDELPSKPPLFHWMAALSCLARGATSESAIRLPGLVLALTAAAATAMAAWTWWGPATAVVVVVVLGTSFQWLASSVSARVDVVLAALITMALLLFEHAVATGRRVPAIVFALLTAATLTKGPIGLVLPCTVALVTLAVRGELRFVGWREVRLLALAAGAALVWYAAALASGGSAFFAKQILKENFYRVIDPDSVEAGHVAPFWYYVPLLAAGMAPWTLFAPGLVAFALLPVRGSDTQALPEGPPADDGSSQAPPPVSAASAGPSPALVAARARIVFCVVWGAVTFVLFSAAGSKRAVYLLPAYPAYAMLVGTSWSRIVRAGAGGVARALLVTGAAAIAALLVTIALLLVVAAAGVPAAAWLRHFVSNADVGNVVPMLEAIHDNRALVLACAAAILAAAWATITFARAGRWARVVAATVVAVLALAATVSTTLLPAVASKRSARDFVSRVQGLVPLESPLFFYRAFDYGAVFYRGAPIPVRESLADVPGIDGAWLLTWPAYLPDLNGEARKLATGDEAAGAYEVEEAIAPEDHDPSDRTSLVLVRIKRRIGDERSDGNRDR; encoded by the coding sequence ATGAAGGGCTACGGGCGCCTCGTTGCGGGAGCCGCCATCGCCGGCTTCCTCGCGCTGGCTGCGCTCGTCGCGGCGCCCGCGATCAGCGACCGCACACCGTTCTTCACCAAAGGCGAGCCGCGCGAGGCGCTGGTCGTCCAGACCATCGTCCGCGGCGAAGGGCTCGTTCTGCCGCGCCGTAACGGCGACGAGCTTCCGTCCAAACCGCCGCTGTTCCACTGGATGGCGGCGCTGTCGTGCCTGGCCCGCGGAGCGACGAGCGAGAGCGCGATCCGCCTTCCCGGGCTCGTGCTGGCGCTTACGGCCGCGGCTGCCACCGCGATGGCGGCATGGACGTGGTGGGGTCCCGCAACGGCGGTCGTGGTCGTCGTGGTGCTCGGGACGAGCTTCCAGTGGCTGGCGTCCTCGGTCAGCGCGCGCGTGGACGTCGTGCTGGCTGCGCTGATCACGATGGCACTGCTCCTGTTCGAGCACGCCGTCGCGACCGGCCGGCGCGTGCCCGCGATCGTCTTCGCGCTGCTCACTGCGGCAACTCTGACCAAGGGGCCGATCGGCCTGGTGCTGCCTTGCACGGTCGCGCTGGTGACCCTGGCCGTGCGCGGCGAGCTGCGCTTCGTCGGCTGGCGTGAAGTCCGCCTGCTCGCGCTCGCCGCGGGCGCGGCGCTGGTGTGGTACGCCGCAGCGCTGGCCAGCGGCGGCAGCGCGTTCTTCGCGAAGCAGATTCTCAAGGAGAACTTCTACCGCGTCATCGATCCGGATTCGGTCGAGGCCGGGCACGTCGCACCGTTCTGGTACTACGTTCCGCTTCTGGCGGCGGGGATGGCGCCATGGACGCTGTTCGCTCCCGGCCTGGTGGCGTTCGCGCTGCTTCCGGTACGCGGCAGCGACACGCAGGCACTGCCGGAAGGCCCCCCAGCCGACGACGGATCCTCGCAGGCACCGCCGCCCGTTTCCGCGGCTTCGGCCGGCCCTTCGCCGGCTCTTGTCGCCGCGCGCGCGCGTATCGTTTTCTGCGTGGTCTGGGGAGCAGTCACGTTCGTGCTGTTCTCCGCGGCCGGCTCCAAGCGAGCGGTCTACCTTCTGCCGGCTTACCCGGCTTACGCGATGCTCGTCGGCACGTCGTGGTCGCGCATCGTGCGCGCCGGCGCCGGCGGAGTTGCGCGCGCACTGCTCGTGACCGGCGCTGCAGCAATCGCAGCCCTTCTCGTCACCATCGCGCTGCTGCTCGTCGTGGCGGCGGCCGGGGTGCCGGCCGCTGCCTGGCTCCGCCACTTCGTCAGCAACGCGGACGTTGGAAACGTCGTGCCGATGCTCGAGGCCATCCATGACAATCGTGCCCTCGTGCTGGCCTGCGCGGCCGCGATCCTTGCCGCCGCGTGGGCGACGATCACTTTCGCGAGGGCCGGACGCTGGGCCAGGGTCGTCGCAGCCACGGTCGTCGCCGTGCTGGCACTGGCCGCCACCGTCTCGACGACGCTGCTGCCGGCAGTGGCGTCGAAGAGAAGCGCTCGCGACTTCGTCTCCCGTGTGCAGGGCCTGGTTCCACTGGAGTCTCCGCTGTTCTTTTACCGGGCGTTCGATTATGGGGCCGTCTTCTACCGGGGCGCGCCGATTCCCGTGCGCGAGTCGCTCGCCGACGTCCCCGGAATTGACGGAGCCTGGCTCCTGACGTGGCCCGCGTACCTGCCGGACCTCAACGGCGAGGCGCGGAAACTCGCGACCGGCGACGAAGCAGCCGGAGCGTACGAGGTCGAGGAGGCAATCGCCCCCGAGGACCACGACCCTTCGGACCGGACTTCGCTCGTCCTGGTGCGCATCAAGAGGCGGATCGGAGATGAGCGCTCCGACGGAAACCGAGATCGCTGA
- a CDS encoding MBL fold metallo-hydrolase, with protein MILARPIRSGPVVLVAALLGSVALACHSPLPIPKIDSTLEGWAQPYEGVAGVRIHAFRTGAVRSAEGAAFAGGSWTSVIQMGAWAFVIEHPGGGLIVFDTGISQRARTDPEHFVGWLGARLNMLDVPEGAGLADQMRAAGLDPANVQKVVISHLHFDHTGGIRDFPNATVIVAKAEKDWVLHGLTRMDFVDTDALAGIERWQEIDFQAEKPMATFVAVHDLLGDGSLLAVDLAGHTPGSTGLIVRTADAPVLLTGDAAWTENSWRWPARPISAWDMALWWEQAWRIHKFAMLEPRLVVVPGHDDKAVAAIGIASFIVHDLAPAAAPKKTPAAA; from the coding sequence TTGATCCTGGCTCGTCCCATCCGCAGTGGGCCGGTGGTCCTCGTCGCCGCATTGCTCGGCTCCGTCGCACTCGCCTGTCATTCACCGCTTCCGATTCCGAAGATCGACTCGACGCTCGAAGGCTGGGCGCAGCCATACGAGGGAGTCGCGGGAGTTCGCATCCACGCGTTCCGCACCGGCGCCGTGCGCAGCGCCGAGGGTGCTGCGTTTGCCGGCGGGAGCTGGACTTCGGTGATCCAGATGGGCGCGTGGGCTTTCGTCATCGAGCATCCGGGCGGCGGGCTGATCGTTTTCGACACGGGGATCTCGCAAAGGGCGCGCACCGATCCCGAGCATTTCGTCGGATGGCTCGGTGCCAGGCTCAATATGCTCGACGTGCCCGAGGGCGCGGGCCTGGCCGACCAGATGCGCGCAGCCGGCCTGGACCCCGCCAACGTGCAGAAGGTCGTGATCTCGCACCTGCACTTCGACCACACGGGCGGCATCCGCGATTTTCCGAATGCAACCGTCATCGTCGCGAAGGCCGAGAAGGACTGGGTCCTTCACGGCCTGACGCGAATGGACTTCGTCGACACCGACGCGCTCGCAGGCATCGAGCGGTGGCAGGAGATCGATTTCCAGGCGGAAAAGCCGATGGCCACGTTCGTGGCGGTCCACGACCTTCTCGGGGACGGCAGCCTGCTTGCGGTCGACCTTGCCGGTCACACGCCGGGCAGCACGGGGCTGATCGTGCGCACGGCCGATGCGCCGGTGCTGCTGACCGGCGATGCGGCATGGACCGAGAACAGCTGGCGCTGGCCGGCGCGGCCGATTTCGGCGTGGGACATGGCGCTGTGGTGGGAGCAGGCCTGGCGCATCCACAAGTTCGCGATGCTCGAGCCTCGTCTCGTCGTCGTGCCGGGCCACGACGACAAAGCCGTGGCGGCGATCGGGATCGCGAGCTTCATCGTGCACGACCTGGCGCCGGCTGCGGCGCCGAAGAAGACGCCCGCCGCGGCCTAG